Proteins encoded together in one Ciona intestinalis unplaced genomic scaffold, KH HT000076.2, whole genome shotgun sequence window:
- the LOC100176608 gene encoding uncharacterized protein LOC100176608 — protein MFNRRSSLDDSSLESALERRRPRLSIAPKHDVIPEHDVKHNDVIRSRSSLLVRLKSDDSPVPSITDGAGEFSFKPSPSYVPQTGATEAKCGVLKSKSLYATPRSGAIQRCSSVDSLLSLGLRILEDSLKNPASGECSPSSNTDSIKEVDETPFDRDSDHDVIDFDVSGNCDVITSDEEICEESQNKNYISEEEKSSKNFSSKSDTPHIMTSQSSTCTSLDDVGATQCVCAETLRQVALSNQELREETRQLRDDVRFLEEVMRKVIKHVGYGKPPIPDEKSDAPEATMRYTLDNLSSVTEEAILEKLLYEAEEFDDRRKIRRAIRDLRKKKAETGGVTKENTTKSWSATKTTSTTTTRALPNGSLKTE, from the exons atgttcaaCCGACGGTCCAGCTTGGACGATAGCTCGCTAGAGAGCGCCCTTGAACGTCGCCGCCCCAGACTCTCGATTGCTCcaaaacatgacgtcattcCCGAGCATGACGTCAagcataatgacgtcatcaggtcAAGATCTAGTTTACTGGTACGTCTAAAATCTGACGACAGTCCGGTGCCAAGTATAACTGATGGCGCTGGcgaattttcttttaaacctTCGCCTAGTTATGTGCCACAAACCGGCGCCACGGAAGCAAAGTGTGGCGTCTTGAAATCTAAGAGTTTATACGCCACGCCACGATCAGGCGCCATACAAAGATGCTCCAGTGTCGACTCTCTTCTTTCTCTTGGTCTCCGAATCCTGGAGGACTCTCTTAAAAATCCTGCATCCGGAGAATGCTCTCCATCTTCTAACACTGATTCAATTAAAGAAGTAGACGAGACACCATTCGATAGGGACAGCgatcatgacgtcatagactTTGACGTAAGCGgtaactgtgacgtcattacttCGGACGAAGAAATTTGTGAAGAAtctcaaaacaaaaattatatttcgGAAGAAGAAAAATCTTCCAAAAACTTTTCATCTAAAAGCGACACTCCgcatattatgacgtcacagtcctCAACATGTACGTCACTGGATGACGTCGGCGCCACACAATGCGTTTGCGCGGAAACGCTACGTCAGGTTGCCCTTAGCAACCAAGAGCTCAGAGAAGAGACTCGCCAGTTACGTGATGACGTTCGGTTTCTTGAGGAGGTCATGAGAAAGGTCATCAAACACGTGGGGTATGGAAAACCCCCGATCCCAGACGag AAATCCGACGCACCCGAAGCCACCATGCGGTACACGCTTGACAATCTTAGCTCAGTGACCGAAGAGGCAATCTTAGAGAAATTG TTGTACGAGGCTGAAGAGTTTGACGACAGAAGGAAAATAAGGCGAGCTATTCGGGATTTGAGGAAGAAGAAAGCAG AAACTGGCGGAGttacaaaagaaaatacaaCCAAGAGTTGGTCGGCAACTAAAACTACGTCAACCACCACCACACGAGCGCTACCTAACGGATCTCTGAAAACAGAGTAA